The sequence ATGACCACCACCGTCGCGGAGGCCCTCCAGTACGGCATCGCCCAGGGACTGAAGGTCGCCCACCTTTCGTCGGGGAGGGATGTTTCGAAGCTGCGCTGGGGGCCGAAGGAGATCCACCGGTACGACGCCGTTCAACTGTCTCCTGAGTGGCGGGGCCGTGTGGCCTTCGCTACCTATCGCAAGGTGCGTGCGCTATTGAGCAACGAGCAACTCCAGGGGTGGGCCCGTCGGACGCTCGCGCGCCGGGCGGGAGGTTGAAAATCCTTTCTTACGGGAAATCCCAGACATTGGAACTCCAGGCGCGAGACATGGCGGTCCCAGCTCCCGGGCGCAAGCGTGTGCTGTTCACGCTCGTCTTCATGGGGACGGGCGGCATCGAGCGCTCGGTGTGCAACGTGCTGGCGGGGCTGGACCGGGAGCGGTTTGATCCGTCGCTGTTCTTCCACCACGGGCCGCCGCCTCCGGACACGCGCGGGCGCATCCCCGCGGACGTGCCCGTGTCCTGGGGCGTGGGCGTGGAGGCGTACCGGCGCTGGGAGCTGCCGCGGATGCTGTGGCGGCTGTTCCACGAGGCGCGCAAGACGGACATCATCGTTTCCGGGCAGGAGGGACGGGCGGCCCTGCTGGCGCGGATGGCGGGGGCCCTGCTGGGCAAGCCCGTGTTGGGGATGGTGCACTTCGACTGGGGCGCCTTCCACCACGAGCAGCCGCGCCGGCAGCTCTGGGGCCTGAAGGTGCTCTACCCGGGCATGGACCGCATCGTGGCGTGCGGCTACGACTCCGCCAAGGCGTTCGCGGAGCTGGTGAACGTGGACCGCGAGCGGCTGGAGGTCATCCCCAACTTCGTGGACGCGGAGCGGATCCGCGCGGCGGCGGACGCCCCCCTGCCCGCGTGGGCGGAGCCGGTGTTCCAGAAGCCCGTGGTCATCGCGGTGGGCCGGCTGGAGCCGCAAAAGGCCTTCGACATGCTCATCCGCGCGCACGCCCGGATGCGGGCCGCCGGGACGGACACGCACCTGCTCATCCTGGGAGTGGGCTCGCTGGAGTCGGAGCTGAAGGCGCTGGTGGCGGAACTCGGGGTGGAGGGTTCCGTGTTCATGCCAGGCTACGCGGACAACCCGCACGCGCTGATGCGGCGGTCCACGGCGTTCGCCCTGTCCTCGCGCTACGAGGGGCTGCCCATGGTGCTGCTGGAGGCGCTCGCGCTGGGCTGCCCCATCGTCAGCACGGACTGCCCCTCCGGCCCCTCCGAGGCCCTGGACGGGGGGCGGGCAGGCGTGCTGGTGCCCATGGGGGACGACGCGGCCATGGCCCAGGCCCTGACCCGCGTGGTGGAGGAACCGGAGTGGCGCGACGGGCTGCGCCACCGGGCCCTGGACCGGGCGGACGAGTTGTCCGCCGAGCGGGCGCTCAAGGCCTGGGAGTCGCTGCTGGCGGAGGTCTGAAGCCAGGGGACGGGGCAGGAAAACCTTGCTCCCCCTGGCCCGCTTCAAGAGGATTCGCACCCATCATGACGACGACGAACGAGACGCAGGGCCTCAACTTCCTCCAGGAAGTCGTTGAGGAAGACCGGCGGACGGGAAAGCACGGCGGACGCGTGCACACCCGCTTCCCGCCCGAGCCCAACGGCTACCTCCACATCGGCCACGCCAAGTCCATCGCGCTGAACTTCGGGCTGGCGCAGCAGTATGGCGGCAAGTGCAACCTGCGGCTCGACGACACCAACCCGCTCACCGAGGACACCGACTACGTGGAGTCCATCCAGCGCGACGTGCGCTGGCTCGGGTTCGACTGGGACGACCGGCGCTTCTTCGCGTCCGACTACTTCGACCAGCTCTATGCCTTCGCGGAGCAGCTGATCAAGCAGGGCCAGGCCTACGTGTGCAGCCTGTCGCCGGAGGAAATCAGCCAGTACCGCGGCAACTTCACCACGCCGGGCAAGGACAGCCCGTACCGCACGCGCACGGTGGAGGAGAACCTGGACCTGTTCCGCCGGATGAAGGCGGGCGAGTTCCCGGACGGCAAGCACACGCTGCGCGCCAAGATCGACATGACGTCGTCGAACCCCGTGCTGCGCGACCCGCCCATCTACCGCATCCGGCACGCGCACCACCACCGCACGGGCGACAAGTGGTGCATCTACCCGCTCTACGACTTCGCGCACTGCCTGTCGGACGCCCTCGAGGGCATCACGCACTCCGTCTGTACGCTGGAGTTCGAGAACCGCCGCGTGCTGTACGACTGGATCGTGGACGCGCTGATCAAAGGCGACCGGCCCTACCAGTACGAGTTCGCGCGGCTGAACCTCACCTACACGGTGATGAGCAAGCGCAAGCTGCTCCAGCTGGTGCAGGAGAAGCGCGTCTCCGGCTGGGATGATCCGCGCATGCTGACCATCAGCGGCCTGCGGCGCCGGGGCTACACGCCCGCGTCGCTGCGCGACTTCGCGAAGCGCATCGGCGTGAGCAAGTCCGACAGCCTCATCGACATGGGCGTGCTGGAGCTGTCCGTCCGGGACGACCTCAACGAGTCGGCCCCGCGCGCCATGGCCGTGCTGCGTCCGCTGAAGGTGGTGCTGGAGAACTACCCGGAGGGCCAGGTGGAGGAGCTGGAGACGGCGAACCACCCGAAGCGCGAGGACATGGGCACGCGCAAGGTGCCGTTCATGCGCGAGCTCTACATCGAGGCGGACGACTTCCAGGAGGTGCCGGAGAAGGGCTTCTTCCGCCTGGCGCCGGGCAAGGAGGTGCGCCTGCGCTCCGCGTACTTCATCAAGTGCGAGAAGGTCATCAAGGACGCGGCGGGCCACATCACGGAGCTGCGCTGCACCTACGACCCCGCCACGCGCGGAGGCGACTCGCCGGATGGCCGCAAGGTGAAGGGCACGCTGCACTGGGTGCCGGGCAACGCGCCCGTGGCCGAGGTGCGCCTGTTCGACCGGCTCTTCTCGGTGGAGGCGCCGGACAAGGACGAGACGAAGGACTTCAAGGAGTTCCTCAACCCGAACAGCCTGGAGACGCTCTCCGGCGCGCGCGTGGAGCCGATGCTCGCGGAGGCGAAGCCGGGTGACCGCTTCCAGTTCGAGCGGCTGGGGTACTTCTGCGCGGACTCGGTGGACTCCAAGCCGGGCGCGCCCGTGTTCAACCGCACGGTGACGCTGAAGGACTCGTGGGTGAAGGAGCAGAAGAAGTAGGGCGCTCCCCTTCACGCGGATGAAGCTTCAGGGAGCCCCGGGTGGAAGCACCCGGGGCTTCGTCGTTTCGCCCCCTTCCTGCTGGGGGATGGCGGGCCATGGGGCTCGTGCTCCATGCTGGAGAGGGCACTGCCGCCCCTTCCTCCCGGAGCCCGTTCCGACATGGCGCCCCACCCGCTGCCGCGCTCCTGGCCGCCGCCGACGTACGCCGAGGTGGAGGCCATTGGCCGCATGGAGGACGCGGCCCTGCGCAACCTCCACATCACCCAGACGTACCACGTGCTGAAGGTGGCCTTCGCCGGCGTGCTGGGGGAGGCGGACCAGTCGTGGTGCGGCTTCTCCACCTGGGCGTCGAAGACGGCCGGGACCTTCATCCGCAAGGAGATGGTGACCGCGCTGGAGCGCGACATGCTGTCCCGCGCGGAATCGGTGATGCGCGGCTTCGGCGTGACGCAGGCGCGGCTTTTGGGCTCGTGGGGTCTGCCGACGGGCGTGGCCACGGTGCTGAAGCGCGCCTTGGACCCGGTGATGAGCGCGGTGGCGAGGCACATCGCGCACGGCAACCTGCTGGTGTTCCAGGAGCTGGGGCCGCTCTACGCGGCGATGCTGGAGCACTTCACCGGCCCCCAGGCGACGAGCCCCGCAGCACTGGAGCGCGTGCTGGCCCTGCTCAAGCCGGGGCCGCTGGAGTCCGGGGGCCAGGACCTGCTCATCCGCGCGGTGCGCGCGTACCACGAGGCCCTGAGGCTCACGCGCGCCAAGGACCGCGCGGAGCGCGTGTTCCTGGCCAACGCGCTGGTGGGCTACCACGAACAGGTGCGGCTGCAGGCCCCCATCATGGGGGCGCTCGAGGCGCCGCTGAAGGAGCTGTTCCTGGACCAGCTGCGGGAGCTGCTGCGTGCGCGCGGGGCCGGGATGCCGGAGACGTGGCTGCTCGCCATCTTCACGCCGCTGGCGGACCGGCTGGAGCGCTGCTGGCGCGAGCTGATGACGCGCGAGCTCATGACCATGGAGCTGCCGGACCGGACGCTGCGGCTGGGCGAGGACGTCCCGGCGCTGACCGCCGCGGCGGACTTCCCGCCGGACCTGCTGAAGCTGGAGCACCCGGAGCTGTGCGCGCTGATGAAGCAGCTGGACCGCACGCCGGACGACACGGCGGGCAGCGCCGCGCGGGACTGGGGCTCGGTGAAGGACCGGATGAACCTCATCGTGGACCTGTTCCGTTCGCGGCAGCAGGACCGGAGCCTCTACCAGCCGCCCTTCACGCAGGCGCAGGTGGAGGCCTTCCAGCAGGGCCGGATGCCGACGGGCAGGCTCTGACGCCAGGGCTATGAGCGGGGCGGCGTCTCGCGGGTCATCTCCACCATGGTGGGACGCCAGCCCAGCCGCTCGAAGAGGCGCCGCGCGGCTTCATTCTTCGCGGCGGTGCTGAGCACCACGCGCGGCGCGCCCAGCTCCGTGAGCCTCTGCACCATGGCCTCCGCGAGCAGCCGGCCGGTGCCGGTGCCGCGCGCCGCCGCCTCCACCCAGATGTCGTGCAGGGCGCCGTGCTTGTCGAGGAGCATGTTCCAGTCCACGCCCTCCAGCCGGCCGTAGCAGTAGCCCACGACCTCGCCGTCCAATTCGGCCACCAGCACCACGGCCTCCTGCGGACGGCGCGCCTCCTTGCCCAGCCACCAGCGGTAGCCGGACTCCACGTCGTCCGGGACCATGAAGCGTTGGGCATCGAAGCCGTGGTGCTGACGCGCGAGCGCCGCGCCCATGCGGCCCAGCGCGGGCGCGTCCGAGTCCTTCGCGGGGCGGATGGTGACGGGCATGCGTTCTCCAGGAAGCGGGTGTCCACCCCAGGATGGGCATCCCCGGCCGCGCCTGTCGAAGCCTTCCCGAAGGAAGTGCTCAGCCGGCCACGCGAAAGCGCGGCCCGCCGTCGCCTAGCGGGCCTTCGCGCGCATCTGCGGGGCGGTGCGCTTGCCCTCGCGCAGGGTGGCGCGGGCCATCTCCAGGAGGCCCCAGCCGGCCACCAGGGCGAACACCGCGCCGCCCGCCGTCACCAGGTAGTTCACGAAGCCCGTGTCGCCGCACTGGAGGCACGCCACGGAGGGGTCCTCCGGCTCGTAGTGCAGCGTCACCGGGGCGCCCGCCGCGTAGTGGTGCGACACCGCCTGCGCGTCCGCGAGCCCGCCGGAGCCGTGGCCATCGAAGGCCACCGTGTCGGAGGTGTACGGGACGCCGTTCACCTCGTAGCGGTAGCTCACCTCCGGGCGGAAGCTCACCGCGCGCTTGCTGCGCAGCGTCTCCACGCGGGAGCTCACCACGGTGCCCTGCGCGGTGGGCCAGTCCTTGCTCGCCTTGGAGCGGTACACCATCCGCCCGCCCGCGAACGCCAGCGCCACGCCGATGCCCAGCAGGGCCAGTCCCATCAGCCACTTCATCATCGTTCGAGTCCTTGCTTGCACCCCGCCGCGCTGCCGTGGGGGAGGAGGTCGTGTCCCCCGGGATTGCAGCCACCGGGCCAGGGCTTCCGCCCCGACAGGTGGGGTGTCCGGGGCGGGGCAGATTTCCCCACGAGGGGCAATTCGCCCCAGTAGACTCGCGGTCTCCATGCCCGCACTCGCCCAAGAGCTCGAAGTGGCCCGGCGCATCGCGCGCCAGGCTGGTGACATCCTCCTGCAGGTCTACGCCACGGACTTCTCCGTCACGGACAAGGCGGGCGGCGCCGGGCCCGTCACGCTGGCGGACGAGCGCGCCAACGCCTTCATCGTGGGCGAGCTGCGCAAGGCCTTCCCGGCCGACGGCGTGGTGGCGGAGGAGAAGGAGGACGTCTCCGACGCGAAGCGCTTCAGCCGCTGCTGGTTCGTGGATCCGCTCGACGGCACGCAGGAGTTCGTCAACCGCAACGGCGAGTTCGCCATCCACATCGGCCTCGCGGTGGAGGGCCGGGCGGCGCTGGGCGTCGTGTACCGCGCCGTGGGCGACGTCCTGTACTCCGGCATCGTGGGCGAGCAGGGCTACGTGGAGGACCCCCAGGGCCGCCGCGCGCTGCGCGTGTCGGACGTGGCGGACCCCGCGCAGCTGCGGCTGGTGGTGTCGCGCTCGCACCGCTCCAAGACGACGGACGCGGTGGTGCGGGGGCTGGGCATCACGAAGGAGACGGAGTCCGGTTCGGTGGGGCTCAAGTGCGGCCTGCTGGCGGAGGCCCGCTGCGACCTCTACGTGCACGTGAGCGACAAGAGCTACCGCTGGGACAACTGCGCGCCGGAGGCCGTCATCCGCTCCGCGGGCGGCGTGCTCACGGACCTCGCGGGCAACGCGTACCTGTACGACGGCTCGGAGCTCCAGAACCGCCGGGGCCTGCTCGCGTGCAACGCCGCCGCCTTCGACAAGGTGCTGCCCGTCGCCTCGCAGGTGGCGCGCGAGTCCGGCCTGCTGAAGTAGTCAGCGCGTCCCGGCCGCGCGGCGCAGCTCGCCGTACAGCCGCGCGAGGTCCGGGAGCTGGTAGCTGGCGTTGAGTCCGCTGGGATTGGGCAGCACCCACAGCCGCGTGTCCCCCAGCGTCTCCTCCTGGATGCCGAACCTCGCCTTCGGCCGCGCGAAGGCGGTGCGGTACGCGCCCAGCCCCAGCACCGCCAGGTACCTCGGGCGGTAGCGCTTCACCTTGCGCAGGAGCGACTTCGCCCCTTCGGCGTACTCCTGCGCGTCCAGCATGTCCGCGCTCGCCGTGGCCCGGTCCACCACGTTGGTGATGCCCAGGCCCAGGCCCAGCAGCTCCTCCTGCTCGGAGGGTTGCAGCCGGCGCGGCGTGAAGCCGGACGCGTGCAGCGAGGGCCAGAAGCGGTTGCCCGGCCGCGCGAAGTGCACCCCCACCACCGCGGAGTAGAGGCTGGGGTTGATGCCGCAGAAGAGCACCCGCAGGCCCGGGGCCAGCAGGTCCTTCATGGTGCGGCCGGTGGCGGCGAACAGCTCGTCCTTCGTGGGGCGGTGGAGCTTCATGGAGTGGGAGACCTGGCCCGGAACCTAGCGGGTCGGGTGCCGGCTCGCATGGGGATGCGCCTGGATGCCGCCCGGACAGGGGAGGGGGCGGATGCCTTTCCCCGGCGACAGCACCCGGTCCGCACGGGCAGAGTGCCGCCCCGTGTCCGATTCGAATCCGTCCGCGTCCTTCCGGCTCGCGCCCAGGCACTGGCTCGCGCTCGCCGTGAGCGTGTTGCCGCTGCTGCTCTACGCGTCGTTCTCCATCCGCGAGGGCGACCTGCCGCTGTACTTCCGGACGGCCCGCGCGTTCCTGGACGGCGCGACGCCCAACCGCGACTTCCGCTTCGAGTACCCGCCCTACGCGCTGCTGTGGTTCGTGCCCGCGACGTGGGCGGGCGGCGACCTGCGCGGGTTCATCCTCGCGTTCGGCCTCCAGCTCACGCTCTTCGACGCGTTCATCAAGTGGCTGCTGCTGTCCGAGGGCGTGCGCCGCTGGGGCACGTCCTGGCGCGCATGGGCGCCGCTCGCGGCGTACTTCGTCGTCAGCTGGGTCCAGAGCGTGCACTACCTCAAGCGCTACGACGTCATCCCCGCCGCGTTCGCGCTGGCCGCGCTGGTGGCCCTGATGCGCCGCCGCGAGGGCTGGGCCGGCGTGGCGCTGGCGGTGGGCACCGTCACCAAGCTCTACCCGGCGGTCCTCGTGCCGCTGGCCCTGGCGGTGTGCTGGCGCCGGGGCGCGAAGCCGACGCGGGCCCTGCTCCTGGGCCTGGTCGCCGGCGTGCTGCCGCTGGTGCCGCTGAGCCTCGTGTGGCCGTGGTGGCAGTTCGCGTCCTTCCACGTCGAGCGCGGGCTCCAGGTGGAGGCCTTCACCGCGGGCCTGCTCTGGGCCGCGCACCAGTTGGGCTTCGCCGACGTCCGGTGGGTCCACGCCCCCGCCTCCTACGAACTGCACGGCGCGGCCGCGGAAGGGGTGCGCGCCGTCACCCGGCAGCTCTGGGTCGCGGGCTCGCTGCTGGCCGCGGCGGTGTCCGTGCGCGCCGCGTGGCGCAGGCCTCCGGTGACCATGGAGGACCTGTCCCGGCTGGCGCTGGTGCCGCTCACGGCCTTCGTCATCCTCAACCCGGTGTTGAGCCCGCAGTACCTCATCTGGCTCACCGGGGCCGCGGCGCTCGCGCTGCTCTCCGGCAGGGTGGGGCCGTCCGTCGTGCTGCTGGTGGCCGCGGCGATCACGCGCGGCCTCTTCGCGGGCAGCACCTACAGCAAGGGCTTCCAGCCGCCGTACACGCTGCTGCTCCTGGTGCGAAACGCGATGGTGCTGGGCGCGGGCCTCGCCTGGGCCCGCGAGACGTGGCGGTGGGGAAATCCAGGCGTCGCGGAGCGCTTGGAAGCGAAGGACGCACCCGCTCCGACCCCGCAGGCCTGAAGCCCGGCCGCCTGCCCGGCGAGGCCCCCCGGCGCGATGCGAAGCCGGGGGCTCGTGGTTAATGGGAAGCCATGGCTCGACCGGTGAACGTCAACGCCCTGTTGCCCATCGAGGTGGACTTCCAGCGCGAGCGCGCCTCCGGGCTGCGCCGCTCTGGCGACAAGCTGGAAGACGCCCTCGCGCTGCTGGCGCAGTCAGAGAAGGAGCTGCGCGCCCTGAGCGGCCACGCTCGCGTGGCGCGCTATCCGGCGTACCGCGCGGCCTGGAAGGAAGCGGAGCGGCTGCGCTGGAACCTCACCGTGCAGCGCGAGGCCTGCGGGCTGCGCAACCACCGCGACCTGGACGTCATCTACCCGCTGCCGCCCCTGCTCAAGGAGTAGGACCGGCTGTTCACCGCCTCACGGTGTGGCGCGCCACGCGGCCACGGCGAGCAGCGCCCAACCGGCGAGGAAGCCCAGGCCGCCCAGCGGCGTGATGGCGCCCAGCACGCGCACGCCGGACAGGGCCAGCGCGTACAGGCTGCCGGAGAACAGGACGATGCCCACGAGCATCGCCCAGCCCGAGGACTCCAGGAGCGCCGAGGGGCGCACCGTGCCCAGGAGGCCCACCGCCACCAGCGCGAGCGCGTGGTACATGTGGTAGCGCGCCCCGGTTTCGAAGATGACCTGCAGGTCCTGGGGAAGCCGGGCCTTCAGCGCATGGGCTCCGAAGGCCCCCGCCGCCACGGCCAGGAAAGCGTTCACCGCGCCGACCACGATCCACCACCGCATCATCGAGTGCCTTTCTTCGCGCGCTTGACTGCGGCACGCTACACCGCGCCTGAAGGCAGCGTCCTGGTTGAACACGCACCCGCCCCAGCCGCGCCACTTCCGATGACGACTTCCCCTTCCTTCCAGCCGACCCCGTCGATCCCCTTCGAGCTGCGCCAGTCCCCCATCCAGGGCATGGGCGCGTTCGCCACCCGCCGCATCCGCAAGGGCGCGCGCATCATCGAGTACATCGGTGAGCGCATCACCCAGGCCGAGGCGGACGTGCGCTACGACGACGAGTCGATGGAGCGCCACCACACGTTCCTCTTCAACCTGGACGACGACACCGTGCTGGACGCGGGCACGCTCCACAACGAGTCGCGCTACATCAACCACTCGTGCGAGCCCAACTGCCAGTCGCTCATCGACAAGGGCCACATCCACATCTACGCGCTGCGTGCCATCGAACCGGGGGAGGAGCTGACGTACGACTACGCGTACGAGCGCACCCCGGAGATGGACGCCGACGCGGAGGCCCTCTACGTCTGCCGCTGCGGCACGCCCTCCTGCCGGGGCACCATCCTGGCCCCGGAGAAGAAGGCCCCCGCGCGCCGCAAGAAGGCGACCCGCAAGGCCAAGGCGCCCTCCAAGGGCAAGGCCGCGTCGAAGTCCAAGTCGGCCTCCAAGGCGAAGTCCGGCTCGAAGCAGAAGGCCGCGCCGCCGGCCGCGAAGAAGAAGCGGGGCACCCAGCGCGCGAAGTCGCCGGGCCGCGGCCGCCGCGCCGCCGGCTGAAGCGCCCAACAGCAAGCGCGCACGCGCCGGGGGCGGGCATTAGACTGGAGGCGTGAAAGACGTCCTGCGCTTCCTGCTCACCGAGGCCCCTGACTTTCCCGCGCTCGACTCCGTGGAGGCCTGGTGGCGACGGCACCTCGCGGTGCTGCCGCGCTTCCCGGTGCCCGCGGACCTGGCGCTCGCCAGCGGCTTCCGGATGGACCGGGTGGGGTTCGCGTTCGCCTCCGGCTACCAGGCCGCGCTGCGCTGCCTCTTCCCCCAGCTCCCGGCGAACCGGCGCGCCGCGCTCTGCGCCACGGAGCTGGGCGGCGGACACCCGAGCGCCATCGAGACGAAGCTCACGCCGCACGGCTCCGGCTGGAAGCTCGATGGCGTGAAGACCTACGTCACGCTGGGCACGCACGCGGAGGTGCTGCTCGTCATCGCCTCCGAGGGCCGCGACGCCCAGGAGCGCAACCGGCTGCGCATGGTGCGGCTGGACGCGGCGACGTCCGGCGTGACGGTGGAGCCGCTGCCGCCCCTGGGCTTCGTGCCGGAGGTGCCGCACGCGGCGCTGCGGCTGGACGGCGTGGAGGTGGCGGCGGAGGACGTGCTGCCCGGGGATGGCTACACCCGCTACCTCAAGCCGTTCCGCACGGTGGAGGACTGCCACGTCAACCTGGCGGTGCTGGGCTGGCTGGTGAAGGTGGCCCGCCGGTGCGGCTGGCCGGTGGCGCTGCGCGAGGAGCTGATCTCCCTCGCGGTGATGATCCACGCGCTGGCGCTGGAGGACCCCAGCGACGCGGCCGTGCACGTGGCGCTGGGCGGCGCGCTCGCGCAGGTGCAGCGTGCGGTGGAGCGCTGCGAGGTGGCCTGGGAGGGCGTGGACGTGGAGATGCGCGAGCGGTGGCAGCGCGACCGGCGCCTGCTCGACCTGGCCTCCAAGGTGCGCGCGAAGCGGCTGGAGGTCGCTCGTCAGCGGCTGGCCGGCGGCGCGGGCGACGACTGACAGCCCCAGGCAGAACCCGCGAGGGGCGGGAGCTGAGTGCCCCTCCCGCGTGTGCCGAAGGGCGGCTCTCTCAAGCCTGACGCGAAGCCCGCGAGGGGCGGGGGTACGCGCCCCCTGCCGCGGCGGTCCCGTCAGCCCCAAAGCGAAGCCCGCGCGGGAGGTGCGTGAGGCCTCCTCCACCGCGCGGGCCCGGGTACCACGGAAGCCTGCTTTCAGTACCGGCCGCCGCCCAGCGCGGAGACGGCGGCGGACAGGATGCGGTTCTCCACGCCCCAGACGGCCTTGTTCATGCCCTTCACGCCCGCGCCGCGCATGTAGTCCGTGAAGTCGTGCAGGGCGGTGGAGCGCTGCATGCGCTCCGTCTTGGCCGCGTAGAGCAGCGGCGTGTTCGGCGCGCCCGTGAGGCCCAGGTCCGGACAGGCCTCCGACAGCGCCGCGCGGTCGATGCCCGTCACCGCGGACAGCATCGCCACGGTGAAGTGGTGCACCGGCAGCTCGCGCGCGTTGGGCACGCGCTCCAGCACCTTCGCGCGCGTCGCGGGGTCGGTGGCCAGCTGGGGCAGCGTCACCCGGGACATCGCCAGGATCTGCTCGTTGGTGACGTGCTTGTTGTCCAGGATGGCCCGGTCGAACAGGCTCTGCGGCGTGTCACCCTTGATGGTGATGTTCACGTCGGACAGGCGCTGACGCATGGTCTGGATGGCGCGCCCCACCTCCGTGTTCGCGCCCCCGCGCCACGAGCCCGGCGTCGCCTGCACCGGCGCCGTCGTCGCGCGGGCCCGCGCCAGCTCCGCGCGGTTGAGCACGTCCGCGCGCGACGCCTCCGTGACCTGGTTGGCCCGGGCGGGCTGCGAGGCCGGCGCCTGCGTGCGGGCCGGGGCGACGGAGGGAGCGGTGGGACGGTTGCGGATGGGCTGCGTCATGGAGGCACCTTCTACCCTGGAATTTCGGAGTACCGGATTATCGCCGGGAGGGCAGGGGAGTTGCCTCGCGCGTCCTACCCGGCGCGTGCGTTCCTCCGGCGGACCGGTATGGTGCGCGCCATGTCCCCGCGCCTGCCCACCCAGTTCGCCGACCTGCTCACCCCGAAGGGCCGCCGCATTCTCGAAGGCCGAGACGCCGAGACGTGCGGCGCGCTGCTGGACCCCACGCGGCCCTTCATCGCGCTGCAGGGCGTCATCGACGTGAAGAAGGCGGCCGAGGCCCGCGACCTGCTCGACGCGGCGCTGCGTGACACGCTCGTCACCATGGAGGACCCCATCCCGGAGGACTCCATCTCCGGCATGGTGGAGAACTACACGGAGGCGCTGCCCAAGACGGTGCGCGTGCGCACGGCGCTCCTGGAAAGCCGGCGCTCGCGCTCATGGCGCGCGGCGGAAGGGGTGGGGCTGGTGGCGCTGCTGCGCTCGGACACGTTCGCGGCCTTCGCGGCGGCGGTGAGCGGCCGGCCGCTCAAGCGGGGCTGGGGCATCCAGGTCCTCTGCTACGGCCCGGGTGACTACACGGGCCCGCACAACGACCACCACCCGGAGGAGGCGGACGCGCGCGACGGCTACGTGGACATGCACGTGAGCCTTACCATGCCGGCCGTGGACCACCAGTACCTCGTGTACGCGAAGGACGGGCACTTCTCCGAGCTGACGAAGGTCAGCACCGTGGGCGGCGTCACCGTGTACCGGCTGCCCTTCTGGCACTACACGACGCCTTTGGCCGCGAAGCCGTCCAAGGAGGACGCCGCGCGCCGCTGGGTGCTGCTGGGCACCTTCCTGGACGCGCCCCCGGGGACGCGCCCCTCCTCCACCGTCCTGCCGGCGGGCGCCCCGCCGCCTGTCCGGGCGGTGACAGTCGGACGTGGCACCGGGGCCGGACGGCGTTAGCGTGCCGGGCCCATGAGCCCGACCGACATCGACACCCAGGCCAACGACCTCCTCCAGTACATCGACGCGTCGCCCACGCCGTACCACGCCGTGCGGGAGACGGCGCGCCGCCTCACCGCCGCGGGCTTCCGC is a genomic window of Corallococcus macrosporus containing:
- a CDS encoding SET domain-containing protein, with product MTTSPSFQPTPSIPFELRQSPIQGMGAFATRRIRKGARIIEYIGERITQAEADVRYDDESMERHHTFLFNLDDDTVLDAGTLHNESRYINHSCEPNCQSLIDKGHIHIYALRAIEPGEELTYDYAYERTPEMDADAEALYVCRCGTPSCRGTILAPEKKAPARRKKATRKAKAPSKGKAASKSKSASKAKSGSKQKAAPPAAKKKRGTQRAKSPGRGRRAAG
- a CDS encoding acyl-CoA dehydrogenase family protein produces the protein MKDVLRFLLTEAPDFPALDSVEAWWRRHLAVLPRFPVPADLALASGFRMDRVGFAFASGYQAALRCLFPQLPANRRAALCATELGGGHPSAIETKLTPHGSGWKLDGVKTYVTLGTHAEVLLVIASEGRDAQERNRLRMVRLDAATSGVTVEPLPPLGFVPEVPHAALRLDGVEVAAEDVLPGDGYTRYLKPFRTVEDCHVNLAVLGWLVKVARRCGWPVALREELISLAVMIHALALEDPSDAAVHVALGGALAQVQRAVERCEVAWEGVDVEMRERWQRDRRLLDLASKVRAKRLEVARQRLAGGAGDD